The following is a genomic window from Halorubellus sp. JP-L1.
ACGAGCACGCCGCCGAAGAAGCTCGCCGACCCGCCGCCCGTGAACGCCAGGTACACCTGGAAGAGCGACTGGAGCGCCGCCCAGCCGACCGCGGCGAACACCGTTCCGGGGAGCACGTCCCGCCACCCGAGGTCGGCGTCCGGGAAGCGATAGTACATCGGGAAGAACGCAACCACCAGTCCCGCGACGAGCACGAGCGGCGTGACGTACTCGAGGGCCGGGAGCAGGTCGGCGACCCGCGAGAGGAGCGCGTTCGCGCCGACCGTGGCGACGATGGAGACGACGAGCGAGACGAACACGACGAGCCCGTCGATGACCTGGTCGACGAACGAGTTCTGCTCCTCGGTCTCGTAGATCTCCGAGAACGCGGTGTCGAGGCCGCGGAATATCTTCAGCGTCCCCCAGAGGAGGACCAGGAGGCCGACGACCGACGCGCCCGTGGCAGTGGCGTCCGCGCCGAAGATCTGGACGACGACGTCCGCGATCGGTCCCGGGAGCGATCGCGCTGCGGCGGCCCGCAGTCGCTCTTCGAGACCGTCGACGAACGACGCGACGATCAGCACGAGGATCAGGAGGGGTGCGAGGGAGACGAACGCGTTGTACGCGATGCCCGCGGCCATGAACGTGACGTTCTTCTCGGAGAACTCGGTGAAGACTCGCTTTCCCGTCTCGACTGGCGAAGTGGATCCGGCCATGGTTCGCGTACGGCGACCGCGCCAAAGGCCGTTGACTGCGCAAATGCAGACGACGACCCGACGCGTCGACGCCGGCTCCCGATTCCGGTCTCGCCGGAACGACCGCTGCGAACGCCACGCCGCCGGCCGCGACCGGGACTCGCGCTGCACTCCTCGCGTTCGCGGGCGAGGCGTCGGACTGCTTGTGGACTCGCCCGTTCGAAGAGGTAACTATATGTAATCGCGATGTAGATTCGGAGACCACATCAATGCAGGACGGTTCCAGCAGACGGCGGTTGCTCGAGGTGGGGGCACTCGGGGCGCTCGCCGGACTCGGCGGCTGCCTCCGTCTCACCAGCGACGACGGTACTACCGCCGACGGCGCGACGGACTCCGGTTCGGCGACGACCGCGCCGGCAGCGACCGACCGCTCGACCGAGGGGGACGGCGAATCAGACGGCACGGAGACGGCGGACGAAACCGAGTCCGACCCGTCGACCCGAGAGATCAGCGGGCCGGCGTCGGTCGACCACACGTTCGTCGACCCGCAGAACGGGATGGCTCAGCCGGATGCGAGCGCGCCGGCGACCGCCCCGATCGTCGACTGGGAGCACGCCATCGACGGCGGCCTGAACACGCGGATCTTCAGCGGCCCGCTCGTCACGGCGGACGCGCTCGTCGTCTCGTCGTACCGGGACGTCGTCGCGTACGAACGCGGTGGTGGCGGCGTGCGCTGGCGGCTCTCCGAGTCCGCGATCGACGACTACCGGACGACGACGCGACCGAACCACCGCGAGGGAGCCGTCGTCCTCGTCGGTTCGAACGACCGCACCCGCGAGTGGGAGCTCGTCGCGTTAGAGAGCGCGGACGGGACGAAGCGCTGGTCGGTGACGCTACCCGTCGCCGAGGAGGAACAGCCACGCGCGAGCCTCGTCGACGGGAGTCGAGCGGTCGTCGTGACCGGCTCGATGAACGACGCGTCCACGCAGTACTCGGACCTGCTCGTCGTCGACCTCGACGCGCAGTCCGTGACGTACGAGGCCAGGCTGGCGGACGCCCAGCTCAACCCGGAGGACCTCGCGCTCGACGGCGACACGCTCCTCGTCACGACCGACGAGGCCGCGTCGGGCGTGGACAACGTCGTCGCGTTCGACCTCGCGGAGCGGGAGCGACGCTGGTCGAAGCGCCTCCCGATCGGCGAGAGCATCCCCGTCCTCGGCGACGACGACGTCTACCTCGCCACGGAGAGCGACACGCGAACCGCCGCCGTCCGCGCACTCGCTCGAAGCGACGGATCGGAGACGTGGACGTTCGACCTCCAGAGCGCACCCCGGACGGGGGTCACCGTCGCCCACGGTCGGGTCTACGCCGTCACCAACAACAAACTGTACGCCGTCGATGCGACCGACGGCACGCCGACGTGGTCGTACGCGCCGACGGAGGGCCCCCGCATCCACGGCGGGTCGAGCCAGCTCCCGGTCGCGACGAGCGAGCACCTCCTCCTCGGGAGTAACTTCGGCGAGGACGGTACCGGCGCCGTCCGCGCGGTCACGGTCGCGGACGGCGAACTCGCGTGGCGCGTCGACCTCCCCCACGTCGAAGTGTATAGCCCGTTCGTCGTCGACGACCACCTCTACGCGTTCGGTCGCGACCGCGAGGACGGCACCGGCGGCGTCTACGCGCTCCACTGACGCCGCTCCGGCCATGCGATGGGCCGCGTCGTCACCCGAGTTCTGCGACGCGGAACCGCGCGTAACTCAGGCCGAGCGCGACCGTGCCCCACGCCGTCATGACGAGGTAGTTGTACCAGTTCTCGCTGTAGAGCTCTTCGCCGTTGCCCGCGTAATTCCGCGTGACGCGCGGGTACTCGCCCGTTCCGACCACGCCGTCGTACACGGGCTCGAGCCCGGAGAGGTACGCCGTCGTCGGGGAGGCCATCTGGATGTACCCCAGCGTGTCGTCGGCGACGGTCGTCCCGAGCAGGTCGGCGATCGTCGTGACGACCGCGCTCAGGCTCACGACGGGGAGGAACCCGAGCCAGAACGGCCCGAGGAGGAAGTACGCGCCGATGACGCCGAACATCGCGCGCGACCGTCGGCTCGCGACCGTCGAGCACGCGACGAAGATCGCGGTCATCGACGCGACGAACAGCGACGAGACGGCGGCGAACGTGAGGAACCGCATCACGTCCACGCTCCCGTCGTACAACCCGAGCCCGATCAGGAGTGCGGCGACCGTCGACAGGAGGACGGCACCGATGGCGACCGCGGTCCGGGAGACGTACTTCCCGAACACGTACTCGGCGCGCGTGTTCGGGAGGCCGAGCGCGTGCTTGATCGACCCGCGCTCGCGGTCGCCGGCGACGGCGAGGTACGTGAGCGGGACGAGGATGAGCGGGAAGACGAGGAAGAAGAAGAACGACACGTCGAACAGCGCGCGGAACGCGTCGTCGTGGAACTCCGCGACCGAGTACGTGATGAGGGAGACGAACGCGGTGAGGACGGCGACGACGCCGATGACGACGTACGACCGCCGCGTGTTCTTGAAGTCGTCCCGGAGGATGGTGGTGAACGTCACGCGGACTCACCTCCGTCGGCCGCCGCCACTTGCTCTCGTTCGCTCCCGGCGTCCCCTGCCGTCTCTCGCGCGGCCGCAGGTGCGTCGCTCGTGAATTCGTCGAACAGCGCCTCCAGCGACGCCTCCTCGATGCCGACGTCGCGGACGGTCGCGCGCTCGTCGACGTGCCGGAGGACGCGCATCTTCGCCGTCGCATCGCTGACTTCGACGTCGACCCTGCGGTCGTCGACGGTCACCGACCTGACGTCGTCGAGGTCCGCGACGCCGAGGTCGGCGGGCGGCGCGCCGAGCGTGACCGATACCGTGGCACCCGCACCCATCTCCGACCGCAGGTTCTCGATGGTGTCGACGGCGACCAGCTCGCCCTGGTTGAGGATGCCGACGCGATCGCAGACCTTCTCGACCTCCTCGAGGATGTGACTGCAGAAGAACACGCTCGCGCCGCGGGCCGCCTCCTCGCGGATTATCTCCCGAAGGAGACCGACGCCGTCCGGGTCGAGTCCCGTCGACGGCTCGTCGAGGATGAGCAGGTCCGGGTCGCCGACGAGCGCCACCGCGAGCGACATCCGCTTGGCCATCCCCGTCGAGTACTCGCTCGCGGCTCGACGGGCGTCGTCGGGCGCCAGCCCCACGCGGTCGAGGAGTTCGTCCGGGTCGTCGCTCGCGCCCTTCGCGTGGATCGCGGACTGGACGTGCTCGCGCCCGGTGAGGTTCTCGTACGGCTCGTACCCCTCGGGGAGGAGACCGATCCGTCGTCGGATCGCGAGCGACTCCTCGGTGACGTCCATCCCGAGGACGTCGACCGATCCGGACGTGGGCTGGAGGAACCCGAGGATCGTGTTGATCGTCGTCGACTTGCCGGCGCCGTTGGGACCCAGAAATCCGAACACCTCGCCCTCGTCGACTGCGAGGTCGAGGCCGTCGACGGCGAGGACGTCCTCGCCGAAGCGCTTCGTCAGGGCGTCAGTTCGTATCGCTGTCATCATCTCGACCGAGAACTGGAAGGGGTAATAAATGTCGGGGACTGTTGCTCGCTCGGCAAACGCGACCCCGTCCCGTTCGAGCGACGCGGGCGGCACGTCACGTTCGACGCATCGACGTCACGACGACTCGGATCGAGCGCCGACCGTCGCCGCGAGCCCACGCCGCCGCGTACGCTTTTGTCGTTCGGCACCGTCGAGGTCGTCATGCACATGCTCGCCGTCCTCGCCACACGCGTCGCGCTCCAGTTCGACTCGCCGTTCGGACCGACGGGCGTCGACGTCGACGTCACGACCGGCCTCGGGAGCGGCGCCCTCGGCGCGTTCTTCACCACGCTCGTCGTCGGCGCGATCCTCGTCACGTTCGCGCCCGACTGGACGCGAACGATGACCGCACGAGTCGTCGACGACACCGTCGGGTCGTTCGTCTACGGCGTCGTCTCGCTCCTCTTCTTCGTCCTCGCCGGCGTCGTCCTCTTCGTCACGCTCGTCGGCATCCCGCTCGCGATCCTGCTCGCGATCGTCGTCGGCCTCGTCTGGGCGGTCGGCGCCGCAGTCGCGTACCTCGCAATCGCCGAACGCCTCCTCGGCGCCGACGAAAGCGATATGGTCCTGCTGGTCGCCGCCGCCGCGATGAACGGCGTCCTCACGCTCACCGGGATCGGCGGACTCGTCTCGTTCCTCGTCGGCGCCACCGGCTTCGGCGCTCTCCTCCGCGACCGCCTGTGAACTGCCTAGGGGCAAGCCCCGAGGCACTCGCCTCAAACCGCCTGTAGACTCCTCCCGACGAGGAACCACCACCGGGAGGCCGCCACAACGCGTTTATCCTGCCGCTCCTTTCGATACGAGTATCTTGCAACTGGGGGTCGTCGTCGCGTTGACGTCCGTACTCGTCGGAGCCGCGAACCTCGGGCTCCTCGCGTACCTCCGGCGGCTCCCCGATCGACCTGGACTCTCGTGGTTCAGGGGCGTCATCGCCGCCCAGGCCGTCTTCTGCGTGACGTACGGCGCCGGCTTGCTCGTCGGCGACAGCCCCCTTCGCGTCCCGCTCCTGATGGGGTACTGGCTCGCCGCCATCTGGATCGGGGTCGCGTACCTCGGGTTCGCGCTCGTCTACACGGGCCGGGCTCGCTACGTGCACTCGCGAGCGTTCCGCGGCATCGTCGCACTCCAGGCGGTCGCGAGCGTCGTCGTCCTCACGTATCCGCTGCACGACTACGGGCCGACGAACGTCGAACTCGTCGAGTTCGGCGGCGTGCTCGTCCTCGAGTACACGCACTCGGCGTTCGTCGTCCTCGAGTTCCTCACCGTCGTCGCGCTCGCGACGCTGGGCGTCGCGCTCCTCATCGATACCGTCGTCAGCTACGGGCCGCTGTACCGCAAGCACGCGTTCGCGATCGCGGTCACGCCGCTCCCGCCGACGGCCGCGTTCCTCGCGTGGCTCCTCGAGGTCGGGCCATTCTACCCGCTGAACTTCACGGCGCTCGCGTTCTTCCCGCATCTCGTCCTCGACCTGTACGCCCTCTTCGGCGAGGACATGTTCGAGTTCCCGCCCGCCACTCGCCGGCGCGCGGAACGCGCCGCCGTCGAGGACCTCGGGAATCCCGTGCTCGTCGTCGACCCCGACGACCGCATCGTCCGCCTGAACGCCGCCGCCGTGGACGCACTCGGCGTCGACGAGAACGCGGCACTCGCGACGGACGTCGCGACGTACCTCGACACCGTCGACGACGGGTTCGACGGCGACCACGTCCGCATCGCCGGCGACCGGGACTCCGGGACGTATGCCCGCACCCGGAACCCGCTCGACGACGGCGCTGGCGGCGTCGTCGGCCACACGGTCGTCCTCCAGGACGTCACCGCCGAACGCCGCCGCGAGCAACGCGTCGGCGTCCTGAACCGCGTCCTCCGGCACAACCTCCGGAACGACCTCACCGTCGTCCTCGGCACGGTCACCGCCGCCGCCGACGCCGTCGACGACCCCGAGATCGAGTCGCTCCTCGAGACGGCCGCGGAGCAGACTCGCGACCTCTCCGCGCTCGGCGAGCGCGCCCGCGAGGTCGAAGCCACGATGTCCGGCACCGTCGACACCGACCAGGTCGTCGACGCCAGCGCAGTCCTCGACGCGGTCCGCGACGACCTCGCCGCTCGCCACCCCGACGCCGCCATCGACGTCGACGTCCCCGTGGACTGTCGAGTGCCGGCGGACCCGGACGTCCTCCGCGTCGTCTTCGAGAACCTCGTCGAGAACGGCATCGTCCACGACGACGGCGACCGCCCGACGGTCGCGGTCGGCGTCGACGACGGCACCCACCGCGAGTCCGGAGGGGTCACCGCGG
Proteins encoded in this region:
- a CDS encoding YhjD/YihY/BrkB family envelope integrity protein — encoded protein: MAGSTSPVETGKRVFTEFSEKNVTFMAAGIAYNAFVSLAPLLILVLIVASFVDGLEERLRAAAARSLPGPIADVVVQIFGADATATGASVVGLLVLLWGTLKIFRGLDTAFSEIYETEEQNSFVDQVIDGLVVFVSLVVSIVATVGANALLSRVADLLPALEYVTPLVLVAGLVVAFFPMYYRFPDADLGWRDVLPGTVFAAVGWAALQSLFQVYLAFTGGGSASFFGGVLVVVTWLYFSGLVLLLGAVLNAVVGDHSTGEPGGVGRGAATPKPDAKTERSLDRAELASYLRDFRADLTGFEEDVTPTAGASETIHRVENGVQVTELEGTLRKARPLGTTTDEVEVVERTRSDGDERERTLTVRWRSPEGE
- a CDS encoding PQQ-binding-like beta-propeller repeat protein, producing the protein MQDGSSRRRLLEVGALGALAGLGGCLRLTSDDGTTADGATDSGSATTAPAATDRSTEGDGESDGTETADETESDPSTREISGPASVDHTFVDPQNGMAQPDASAPATAPIVDWEHAIDGGLNTRIFSGPLVTADALVVSSYRDVVAYERGGGGVRWRLSESAIDDYRTTTRPNHREGAVVLVGSNDRTREWELVALESADGTKRWSVTLPVAEEEQPRASLVDGSRAVVVTGSMNDASTQYSDLLVVDLDAQSVTYEARLADAQLNPEDLALDGDTLLVTTDEAASGVDNVVAFDLAERERRWSKRLPIGESIPVLGDDDVYLATESDTRTAAVRALARSDGSETWTFDLQSAPRTGVTVAHGRVYAVTNNKLYAVDATDGTPTWSYAPTEGPRIHGGSSQLPVATSEHLLLGSNFGEDGTGAVRAVTVADGELAWRVDLPHVEVYSPFVVDDHLYAFGRDREDGTGGVYALH
- a CDS encoding ABC transporter permease subunit, coding for MTFTTILRDDFKNTRRSYVVIGVVAVLTAFVSLITYSVAEFHDDAFRALFDVSFFFFLVFPLILVPLTYLAVAGDRERGSIKHALGLPNTRAEYVFGKYVSRTAVAIGAVLLSTVAALLIGLGLYDGSVDVMRFLTFAAVSSLFVASMTAIFVACSTVASRRSRAMFGVIGAYFLLGPFWLGFLPVVSLSAVVTTIADLLGTTVADDTLGYIQMASPTTAYLSGLEPVYDGVVGTGEYPRVTRNYAGNGEELYSENWYNYLVMTAWGTVALGLSYARFRVAELG
- a CDS encoding ABC transporter ATP-binding protein, which translates into the protein MTAIRTDALTKRFGEDVLAVDGLDLAVDEGEVFGFLGPNGAGKSTTINTILGFLQPTSGSVDVLGMDVTEESLAIRRRIGLLPEGYEPYENLTGREHVQSAIHAKGASDDPDELLDRVGLAPDDARRAASEYSTGMAKRMSLAVALVGDPDLLILDEPSTGLDPDGVGLLREIIREEAARGASVFFCSHILEEVEKVCDRVGILNQGELVAVDTIENLRSEMGAGATVSVTLGAPPADLGVADLDDVRSVTVDDRRVDVEVSDATAKMRVLRHVDERATVRDVGIEEASLEALFDEFTSDAPAAARETAGDAGSEREQVAAADGGESA
- a CDS encoding histidine kinase N-terminal 7TM domain-containing protein — translated: MQLGVVVALTSVLVGAANLGLLAYLRRLPDRPGLSWFRGVIAAQAVFCVTYGAGLLVGDSPLRVPLLMGYWLAAIWIGVAYLGFALVYTGRARYVHSRAFRGIVALQAVASVVVLTYPLHDYGPTNVELVEFGGVLVLEYTHSAFVVLEFLTVVALATLGVALLIDTVVSYGPLYRKHAFAIAVTPLPPTAAFLAWLLEVGPFYPLNFTALAFFPHLVLDLYALFGEDMFEFPPATRRRAERAAVEDLGNPVLVVDPDDRIVRLNAAAVDALGVDENAALATDVATYLDTVDDGFDGDHVRIAGDRDSGTYARTRNPLDDGAGGVVGHTVVLQDVTAERRREQRVGVLNRVLRHNLRNDLTVVLGTVTAAADAVDDPEIESLLETAAEQTRDLSALGERAREVEATMSGTVDTDQVVDASAVLDAVRDDLAARHPDAAIDVDVPVDCRVPADPDVLRVVFENLVENGIVHDDGDRPTVAVGVDDGTHRESGGVTAASPSASATDGGSVTFVVTDTGPGIPGHELDVLDGRESALDHGSGLGLFVVNWGVTTLGGDLAFDVDDDGTRVHVTLPAA